From Virgibacillus ihumii, the proteins below share one genomic window:
- the yycF gene encoding response regulator YycF has translation MTQKILVVDDEQPIADILKFNLEKEGYQVVIANDGDEAIELAGSEDPDLVLLDIMLPGKDGNEVCREIRKTQSMPIIMLTAKDAEIDKVLGLELGADDYVTKPFSNREIIARVKANLRRQQQIPEDGVKTTKNIEIGRLVIHPDAYAVTRDGEQLELTHREFELLHYLARHIGQVMTREHLLETVWGYDYFGDVRTVDVTIRRLREKIEENPSNPMWIVTRRGVGYYLRNPEQE, from the coding sequence ATGACACAGAAAATACTAGTAGTGGACGATGAACAGCCAATCGCTGATATTTTGAAATTTAATCTGGAAAAGGAAGGCTATCAGGTCGTGATTGCCAATGATGGGGATGAAGCAATCGAACTCGCCGGTTCAGAAGATCCCGATCTTGTGCTCTTGGATATCATGCTGCCCGGTAAGGATGGCAATGAGGTTTGCCGGGAAATCCGCAAGACACAATCCATGCCGATTATCATGCTGACGGCCAAAGATGCTGAAATTGATAAAGTGCTCGGCCTTGAGCTTGGGGCAGACGACTATGTAACCAAACCATTCAGCAATCGAGAAATTATTGCCAGGGTTAAAGCTAATTTGCGCCGGCAGCAGCAAATTCCGGAAGATGGCGTAAAAACGACTAAGAATATTGAAATTGGCCGTCTGGTTATTCATCCGGATGCATATGCAGTTACGCGTGACGGTGAACAGCTGGAATTGACCCATCGTGAATTCGAATTGCTGCATTATCTAGCCCGTCACATTGGCCAGGTTATGACTCGCGAACATTTGCTTGAGACCGTATGGGGTTATGACTATTTTGGTGATGTTCGAACCGTAGACGTTACGATTCGCAGACTTCGTGAAAAAATTGAGGAGAACCCGAGTAACCCAATGTGGATTGTCACAAGAAGGGGCGTCGGCTATTATTTACGCAATCCTGAACAGGAGTAG
- a CDS encoding M23 family metallopeptidase codes for MLHRDEAVSGNANLFIKVAIVVCIGMLLPFTTAFADDKNGTLETIYHVYVDGKHIGKVDQKHIVKDVVDSKIKKKKETYKKLSLTTGKKVSFVPERVFDPSYKNDKVAEFVKDNLSIKAEAVEIKIGDDTVGFFKDRETADNVLTQYKGEYVDKKVLKKLAKQADDENSSGPTPHHYENMDDLSLSVGESVITDVSFSKDVSFNDVKVSPSNVLTVEEGIKKLKKGTLDEQEHKVQEGEALSGIADQYDMSVDELMELNGDLKKDGVLNVGRKLQVKEYEPFATVVVNEEKKVEKTIDYETKVIKSDDLYKGDEKVKQEGHEGQKVVHYSITEKNGEVTEKESLNKKTTEEPVKEIIVKGTKVVPSRGTGELHWPTVGGHVSSNMGMRWGSMHKGMDIAGSSGSTILAADNGTVVSAGWNDGGYGNKIVINHNNGMKTVYAHLSSISVSPGETVKKGSAIGVMGSTGDSTGIHLHFEVYKNGSVVNPQDYL; via the coding sequence TTGTTACATAGAGATGAAGCTGTAAGCGGGAATGCAAACCTTTTTATAAAGGTTGCGATTGTCGTATGTATCGGCATGTTATTGCCTTTTACAACAGCATTTGCAGATGATAAAAATGGAACACTGGAAACAATCTACCACGTATATGTGGATGGTAAACATATTGGTAAAGTGGATCAAAAGCATATTGTAAAAGATGTGGTTGATTCCAAAATTAAAAAGAAGAAGGAAACGTACAAAAAACTTTCACTGACAACAGGGAAGAAAGTCTCTTTTGTGCCGGAACGTGTTTTTGATCCATCCTATAAAAATGATAAAGTGGCTGAATTTGTTAAAGATAATCTTTCCATTAAAGCAGAAGCGGTTGAAATAAAAATCGGGGATGATACAGTTGGATTTTTCAAGGATCGGGAAACTGCTGATAACGTTCTCACCCAATACAAGGGAGAATATGTTGACAAGAAAGTGTTGAAAAAGCTGGCTAAACAAGCGGACGATGAAAATAGCAGCGGGCCAACACCTCATCATTATGAAAATATGGACGATCTTTCCCTGTCTGTTGGTGAATCAGTGATTACAGACGTATCATTCTCAAAGGACGTGTCATTTAACGATGTAAAGGTGTCACCTTCGAATGTCCTGACAGTGGAAGAAGGCATCAAAAAACTGAAAAAAGGAACATTGGACGAGCAGGAACATAAAGTGCAGGAAGGTGAAGCACTGAGCGGTATTGCAGACCAATACGATATGTCGGTCGATGAACTGATGGAGCTGAACGGCGACTTAAAGAAAGATGGGGTTCTTAACGTTGGCCGGAAACTGCAGGTAAAGGAATATGAACCATTTGCAACTGTGGTGGTCAATGAAGAAAAGAAAGTGGAGAAGACCATTGATTATGAAACGAAAGTCATCAAATCAGATGATCTGTATAAAGGTGACGAAAAAGTAAAACAGGAAGGCCATGAAGGTCAGAAGGTTGTCCACTATTCTATAACCGAAAAGAATGGCGAGGTTACGGAAAAGGAAAGCCTAAATAAAAAGACAACGGAAGAGCCTGTAAAAGAAATCATTGTTAAGGGAACGAAAGTAGTACCATCACGCGGTACAGGCGAATTGCACTGGCCAACAGTAGGCGGCCATGTTTCCAGCAATATGGGGATGCGTTGGGGGTCAATGCATAAAGGCATGGACATTGCAGGATCAAGCGGCAGCACTATTCTGGCGGCTGACAATGGAACAGTTGTATCGGCTGGCTGGAATGATGGCGGCTATGGCAACAAAATTGTGATTAATCACAATAACGGGATGAAAACAGTATATGCTCATCTTTCATCCATCAGTGTTAGTCCAGGCGAAACAGTTAAAAAAGGGAGTGCCATCGGGGTTATGGGCTCTACCGGAGATTCAACCGGTATTCACCTTCATTTTGAAGTATACAAAAACGGATCAGTGGTAAATCCGCAAGATTATTTGTAA
- a CDS encoding adenylosuccinate synthase has protein sequence MSSVVVVGTQWGDEGKGKITDFLSQNAEVVARYQGGNNAGHTIKFDDITYKLHLIPSGIFFDDKTCVLGNGMVIDPKAFTEEIAYLHERNISTDNLRISNRAHVILPYHLKLDVLQEEDKGENKIGTTKKGIGPAYMDKAARSGIRIADLMDKETFRTKLEQNLKEKNRLFEKVYETEGIQVEDILDEYYEYGQQMAKYVCDTSVVLNDALDEGRRVLFEGAQGVMLDIDQGTYPFVTSSNPIAGGVTIGSGVGPSKINHVVGVSKAYTTRVGDGPFPTELQDSIGDQIRETGREYGTTTGRPRRVGWFDSVVVRHAKRVSGITDLSLNSLDVLTGIETLKICVAYRYKGEIMNEFPASLKVLAECEPVYEEMPGWTEDITNVRSLHELPANARHYLERISQLTEIPLSIFSVGPDRTQTNVVRSVYS, from the coding sequence ATGTCCTCAGTAGTTGTAGTTGGCACGCAATGGGGTGACGAAGGAAAGGGTAAAATTACTGATTTCCTGTCACAGAACGCAGAGGTTGTTGCTCGTTACCAAGGTGGAAATAATGCCGGACATACTATCAAATTTGATGATATTACGTATAAATTGCATTTGATCCCATCAGGAATTTTCTTTGATGATAAAACATGTGTACTAGGAAATGGAATGGTAATTGATCCAAAGGCGTTTACTGAAGAAATTGCCTATTTGCATGAACGGAACATTTCCACAGACAACCTTCGTATCAGTAATCGTGCTCACGTTATTCTGCCGTATCATTTAAAGCTGGATGTGCTGCAGGAAGAGGATAAAGGTGAAAATAAGATAGGTACAACCAAAAAGGGTATCGGACCTGCATATATGGATAAAGCTGCCCGATCAGGTATCCGGATTGCTGACCTGATGGACAAGGAAACCTTCCGCACGAAGCTGGAACAGAACCTGAAGGAAAAAAACCGCTTATTTGAAAAAGTGTATGAAACAGAAGGCATACAGGTTGAGGACATACTGGACGAATATTATGAGTACGGCCAGCAAATGGCGAAATATGTATGTGATACATCTGTTGTACTGAATGATGCGCTTGATGAAGGGCGCCGTGTACTGTTCGAGGGTGCACAAGGTGTTATGCTGGATATTGATCAGGGAACCTATCCGTTTGTTACCTCGTCCAACCCGATTGCCGGCGGTGTTACCATCGGCTCCGGCGTCGGCCCTTCTAAAATAAATCACGTTGTGGGAGTATCCAAAGCGTATACTACTCGTGTAGGTGACGGCCCATTCCCGACAGAACTGCAGGACAGTATTGGTGACCAGATCCGTGAAACAGGCCGTGAATACGGAACGACCACCGGTAGACCACGCCGTGTCGGTTGGTTTGACAGTGTTGTTGTCCGTCATGCTAAGCGGGTGAGTGGCATAACCGATTTATCACTGAATTCCCTGGATGTTTTAACAGGGATCGAGACATTAAAGATTTGTGTTGCATACCGATACAAAGGTGAAATCATGAATGAATTTCCGGCAAGCTTAAAAGTATTGGCTGAATGCGAGCCGGTATATGAAGAAATGCCTGGGTGGACTGAAGATATTACGAATGTTCGCAGTCTGCATGAACTTCCGGCAAATGCACGTCATTATCTGGAGCGGATTTCGCAATTGACGGAAATCCCGCTGTCCATTTTTTCCGTTGGACCGGACCGCACACAGACAAATGTCGTACGCAGTGTATACAGCTAA